Genomic DNA from Nitrososphaera sp.:
AATGGCTGGATACTCCCGGCCACGCGTCGTCGGAGAAAAAGCCGTTTATGAAGAGGGAGAAGGACTGCATATTCTGCCTGGCATGCGAGAACGTCTGCCCGCCTCAGGCAATCAAGATATTCAAGAAAGGATAGTTGCGCTTGTCGCAGGCCTAGGACTCGTCTGAGAGATGGCTCAGCAGTTCAAAGTTGCTGCCACCGGAGGCACCTTTGACGAGATTCATGCAGGCCACATTGCTCTTCTTTCAAAGGCCTTTGAAGTAGCAGACCACGTAATCATCGGAGTGTCAAGCGACAAGTTTGCAGCCAAGCGCGGCAAAAAGCTCAACCACGATTACGATACCAGAGTTTCAAACCTAAAGAGGCTGATAGCGCAGAAATTTGGTACCCCGGACTATACAATCGCAAGGCTGGAGGGCGAATTTGGGCCGGCCGTCACCACCGGGCACGTCGACGTCCTTGTCGCAAGCTCCGAAACCGCGGTTAGAGGCGAGGAGCTCAACGCGACAAGAAAAACCAGGGGCCTAAAGCCCGTCGCTGTCATATCAGTAGATCTTGTACTGGCGGAGGACGGCAACCCCATATCGTCGACGAGAATCCGGCGGGGCGAGATAGACGCACAGGGGAAAATCCTGAAATATTCAGAACGGCCATCGTGAAAAACAAAAAAAGAGGGGGCCGCGTGCGCGGCTGTGGCTTTAACCTAGGACAGGCTGGCCCTTGTAAGTCAGCGAGTGCAGTGTCGCGTTGTCAACCTGCACGACGCCACTTGGCAGAGGCACGTATGACAGCGTCTGAGAGATCTGCTGGCCGTTGGTGATTATCCACTGGATAAAGTTCGCCACCGCCTTTGCCTTGTCTATGCTGTTGATGTTCGTGCTCATGTCCTTGTAGACAAGAAGATAGGTGAAAGTTGCGATTGGATACGAATCGCTTCCCGTCGCGTTGAGTAGCGAGACGTGGGCCCATGACTCATTGCCTGCAGGAAGTTGCGTTGCGGCTGCCGTGACTGCGGCCAGTGTTGAATTTAGGGTAGGCTCGACAAAGTTACCGGCTGCATTTTTGATAAAGCCGTAGTTGAGATGTGAGGTCAGCGCATAAGCCAGCTCGACATATCCGATGGCATAGGGTGTTGAAGAGACCGTGTTGGCGACGCCGGGATTACCGTTCTCACCCAGGCCTGTCGGCCATGAGACGGAAGTTCCGTGGCCTACAGTCGTGTTCCAGTCAGTGCTTGCTTTCGAGAGGTAACTTGTCCAGACAAATGTTGTTCCAGAGCCGTCAGACCTGTGGACGACTACTATCGGCTGGTTTGGCAGGTTGGCAGTCGGGTTGAGTGCCTTGATTTCCGGGTCGTTCCAGTTCTTCACCTTGCCCTGGAAAATGTCGGCAAGTACAGCACCTGTGAAGTTAAGTCCCTTGTGTGCAAACTCGGGCAAGTTGTATGCTGCAACTACTGAACCTATCGTTTCTGGAATGTGCACCACTGGTGCCGAAAAGTTCGATGTCTGTGAAGCGCTCAACGGTGCATCTGATGCACCGAAATCAATTGTCTTTGCCATCAGTTGCTTGATGCCAGCACCGCTTCCAATCGGCTGGTAGTTGATGTTGACCGAAGGATTGCTCTTGGTATAGTTCAACCTCCATTCGTTGATAATCGGGGCAGGAAACGTTGCACCTGCGCCGTTGATGGTAACGGAGGAACCGCTCTGTTGTCCTAGTTGTGAAGGCGCCAGAACTTGGGCATTCGCCGCTGACATGCTTGTCATTGCAAAGGCCGCTGCAGCCAGAAAAAAGACTGCTGCAAATCCGGATGCCTTTTTGGTAGAGAGTTTCGACATGCCCGCATAGGTCAAACATCCGATAAAGCGGTTCAATACATGATCTCTACGATCTATCTATTTTCGGTCACATGTGTTGACAACCTTGACTTTTGCAAAAAGCCAATGAAGGCTGCATGACAACCTGCACAGCACAAGCAAGCGAGCAGTCTAGGCGAACAGGTCAGCTAACCTGCATCGCTCGCATTAGGTTCAGGACACAGAAACGTCCTGTACATATCAGACATCAGGCAGTGATAATTGACAAGTGACTTGTCGTCGCTTGTTTTGAGCATCGTAGCCATTTCCGCATGATAGACGACATTTGCCTTCATGGTACTCTGAAATGCGTCTTTTAGCTTTCCGGGGATAGCCTCATTATGGCCGTCGGCATATTTGGCGACGATTTCATTCATCCAGTTCTCAAGAGTCTGCATAAACTCGTCTCTGCCATCGCGTCTAATCAAGCTGGCGTATCACATCTATTAGCTGATTTACGTGGAACGGCTTGGTCAAAAAGCCGTCAATGCGTGTGGAAGGCAGTACTTTGTCAAACTCGTCACTATTTATTTCGAATGCAGAGGTCAGGATAACACTTAGGTCTTCTCGTATCTCCTTTACTATTCTTGCAAGCTCAAAGCCTGTCATATTCTCCATCCTAGAGTCCGAGACAACCAGATCTGCAATCTTGGGATTTTTCCACAGATCCTGCAATGCCTTATTGGGGTCTGTAAAGACAAGGACATTAAATCCCTGATTCTCCAGCTCTTTTTCAAGGGTCGCTAATGCGTCGCCGTCGTGGGCAACAATCATTATAGAAAGTGTCTTATCGGTACCGTAATCGGGCGTTGGACTTCAACGGTCCCACCATTTTGATGATATACAGTCTATCTTGCCTCGCACTTTATTACGTGTTCTAGTATATAGATTAGACCCGCTATTTTTCTCAAATTACAAGATTGGCTACCAGACTGCTTCTTTGACGAGTCGGTAAAATGCTTTAATCATCGTTTATGCATAGTGCAATAAACATTGATTATCAATCTTTTA
This window encodes:
- a CDS encoding pantetheine-phosphate adenylyltransferase gives rise to the protein MAQQFKVAATGGTFDEIHAGHIALLSKAFEVADHVIIGVSSDKFAAKRGKKLNHDYDTRVSNLKRLIAQKFGTPDYTIARLEGEFGPAVTTGHVDVLVASSETAVRGEELNATRKTRGLKPVAVISVDLVLAEDGNPISSTRIRRGEIDAQGKILKYSERPS
- a CDS encoding 4Fe-4S binding protein; amino-acid sequence: WLDTPGHASSEKKPFMKREKDCIFCLACENVCPPQAIKIFKKG
- a CDS encoding response regulator, producing MIVAHDGDALATLEKELENQGFNVLVFTDPNKALQDLWKNPKIADLVVSDSRMENMTGFELARIVKEIREDLSVILTSAFEINSDEFDKVLPSTRIDGFLTKPFHVNQLIDVIRQLD
- the pstS gene encoding phosphate ABC transporter substrate-binding protein PstS — its product is MSKLSTKKASGFAAVFFLAAAAFAMTSMSAANAQVLAPSQLGQQSGSSVTINGAGATFPAPIINEWRLNYTKSNPSVNINYQPIGSGAGIKQLMAKTIDFGASDAPLSASQTSNFSAPVVHIPETIGSVVAAYNLPEFAHKGLNFTGAVLADIFQGKVKNWNDPEIKALNPTANLPNQPIVVVHRSDGSGTTFVWTSYLSKASTDWNTTVGHGTSVSWPTGLGENGNPGVANTVSSTPYAIGYVELAYALTSHLNYGFIKNAAGNFVEPTLNSTLAAVTAAATQLPAGNESWAHVSLLNATGSDSYPIATFTYLLVYKDMSTNINSIDKAKAVANFIQWIITNGQQISQTLSYVPLPSGVVQVDNATLHSLTYKGQPVLG